Proteins encoded together in one Zonotrichia albicollis isolate bZonAlb1 unplaced genomic scaffold, bZonAlb1.hap1 Scaffold_254, whole genome shotgun sequence window:
- the LOC141727812 gene encoding olfactory receptor 14C36-like has protein sequence MFFFLLNLALSDLGSICTTVPKAMHNSLWDTWDISYSGCAAQLFFFIFFIATEFSLLTIMCYDRYVSICKPLHYGTLLGSRACAHMAAAAWASAFVYALMHTANTFSLPLCHGNALGQFFCEIPQILKLSCSKSYQREVGLIAVSACLLFGCFVFIVFSYVQIFRAVLRIPSEQGQHKAFSTCLPHMAVICLFVTISPIYHLKPPSMSSQSLNLALSVLYSVLPPALNPLIYSLRNQELKASVRRLLTGCFRKH, from the coding sequence atgttcttcttcctgctcaacctggccctcagcgacctgggctccatctgcaccactgtccccaaagccatgcacaattccctctgggacacctgggacatctcctactcaggatgtgctgcacagctcttcttctttATCTTCTTCATTGCAACAgaattttccctcctgaccatcatgtgctatgaccgctacgtgtccatctgcaaacccctgcactacgggaccctcctgggcagcagagcttgtgcccacatggcagcagctgcctgggccagtgcctttgtctatgctctcatgcacacagccaatacattttccctgcccttgtgccatggcaatgccctgggccagttcttctgtgaaatccctcagatcctcaaactctcctgctccaaatcctaccaGAGGGAGGTTGGACTCATTGCAGTTAGTGCCTGTTTgctatttggttgttttgtgttcattgttttttcctatgtgcagatcttcagggctgtgctgaggatcccctctgagcagggacagcacaaagccttttccacatGCCTCCCTCACATGGCAGTGATCTGTCTGTTTGTCACTATCAGCCCAATTTAccacctgaagcccccctccatgtcctcccaaTCCCTCAATCTGGctctgtcagttctgtactcggtgttgcctccagccctgaaccccctcatctacagcctgaggaaccaggagctcaaggcttcTGTGAGGAGACtgctgactggatgctttcgaAAACATTAA